The following proteins are co-located in the Agromyces laixinhei genome:
- a CDS encoding SgcJ/EcaC family oxidoreductase, whose product MTEPTMSAPSDTEADHIGILAALDRICAAWNAGDASAYSSEFTDDASYVIFAGMHDLGRDAIRRTHIPVFEKWQRGSRMSMRVLDLRLVAPGVAIVLTDGGIGKGGRIRHDKVQTFVMVRDGATWRCAAFQNTKKHRLFIAMNRLADRRPADVRR is encoded by the coding sequence ATGACCGAGCCCACGATGTCCGCCCCGAGCGATACCGAAGCCGACCACATCGGCATTCTCGCCGCGCTCGACCGAATCTGCGCCGCATGGAACGCGGGTGACGCGAGTGCCTACTCATCCGAGTTCACCGACGACGCGAGCTACGTGATCTTCGCCGGCATGCATGACCTCGGCCGTGACGCCATCCGTCGCACGCACATCCCCGTGTTCGAGAAGTGGCAGCGAGGCAGCCGCATGTCCATGCGGGTGCTCGACCTTCGCCTCGTGGCACCCGGCGTCGCGATCGTGCTCACCGACGGCGGCATCGGCAAGGGCGGGCGCATCCGGCACGACAAGGTGCAGACCTTCGTGATGGTGCGAGACGGCGCGACCTGGCGGTGCGCGGCCTTCCAGAACACGAAGAAGCACCGCCTCTTCATCGCGATGAACCGGCTTGCCGATCGGCGCCCCGCCGATGTCCGGCGCTGA
- a CDS encoding FBP domain-containing protein, with product MQALGEHDVRALFGNANSAELEALSLPVRFFVTEWAPLDAFGWRDPRTPSRGYLVTELEGRPVGIVLRAADRTGSRHRAALCNLCHTQQPADQVELFTARRAGAAGERGDSIGTYICADLACQETVRLGRPPAPSEVQPSAHELERIDGLARRTRAFVADVLGVA from the coding sequence ATGCAGGCGCTCGGCGAACACGACGTGCGCGCGCTGTTCGGCAACGCGAACTCGGCCGAACTCGAAGCGCTCTCGCTCCCGGTGCGGTTCTTCGTCACCGAGTGGGCACCGCTCGACGCCTTCGGCTGGCGCGACCCGCGCACCCCGTCGCGCGGATACCTCGTCACCGAACTCGAGGGCCGGCCGGTCGGCATCGTGCTTCGCGCCGCCGATCGCACCGGTTCACGGCATCGCGCGGCCCTCTGCAACCTCTGCCACACGCAGCAGCCGGCCGACCAGGTCGAGCTGTTCACCGCGCGACGCGCGGGCGCGGCCGGCGAACGAGGCGACAGCATCGGCACCTACATCTGCGCCGACCTCGCCTGCCAGGAGACCGTGCGCCTCGGACGCCCGCCCGCACCGTCGGAGGTGCAGCCGAGCGCCCACGAACTCGAGCGCATCGACGGGCTCGCGCGCCGCACGAGGGCGTTCGTCGCCGACGTGCTCGGCGTCGCCTGA
- a CDS encoding GH1 family beta-glucosidase — MADAPTTPDRSPETTTFPRGFRWGAATAAFQIEGSTSEGGRGESIWDVFTRTPGLVIDGSNAELAADSYRRYRDDVALLSGLGADDYRFSISWPRVQPGGTGPANEAGLAYYDRLVDELLAAGIAPVPTLYHWDLPQELEAAGGWLNRDTAYRLADYAGLVVDRLGDRVQRWITLNEPAMTTLQGYALGSQAPGHTLMMGALPTAHHQLLAHGLAVAAIRERGDAEVGITNNHTLMVPASDAPADQFAAGAFDLIYNRIFADPVLRGAYPDLSGFGLEAMPGLEPGDLELIGAPIDFYGINFYNPTRVAEPAEGSELAAAGLPFEPVEFENVPTTGFGWPIMPETFTELLVSFARDYGDRLPPIVITENGASFPDEVVGGAVTGAVHDERRIGYLDAHIAAVRAAIEQGADVQGYYLWSLTDNFEWAEGYTQRFGLVHVDFETGERTPKDSYAWYRDRIASARG, encoded by the coding sequence ATGGCCGATGCGCCCACCACCCCCGACCGCTCGCCCGAGACGACGACGTTCCCGCGGGGATTCCGTTGGGGCGCGGCCACGGCGGCCTTCCAGATCGAGGGGTCGACGAGCGAGGGCGGCCGCGGCGAGTCGATCTGGGATGTGTTCACCCGCACGCCGGGTCTGGTCATCGACGGCTCGAATGCCGAACTCGCGGCCGACAGCTACCGTCGCTATCGCGACGACGTCGCGCTGCTCTCGGGTCTCGGCGCCGACGACTACCGCTTCTCGATCTCGTGGCCGCGGGTGCAGCCCGGCGGCACGGGCCCGGCGAACGAGGCGGGGCTCGCCTACTACGACCGGCTCGTCGACGAACTGCTCGCCGCCGGCATCGCCCCGGTGCCGACGCTCTACCACTGGGACCTCCCGCAAGAGCTCGAGGCGGCCGGCGGCTGGCTGAATCGCGACACCGCCTACCGGCTCGCCGACTACGCGGGGCTCGTGGTCGATCGTCTCGGCGATCGCGTGCAGCGCTGGATCACGCTCAACGAGCCTGCGATGACGACCCTGCAGGGTTACGCGCTCGGCAGCCAGGCGCCGGGGCACACGCTCATGATGGGGGCACTGCCCACCGCGCACCACCAGTTGCTCGCACACGGGCTCGCCGTCGCGGCGATCCGCGAGCGGGGCGACGCCGAGGTCGGCATCACGAACAACCACACCCTGATGGTGCCCGCATCGGATGCCCCCGCCGACCAGTTCGCGGCCGGCGCCTTCGACCTCATCTACAACCGCATCTTCGCCGACCCGGTGCTCAGGGGCGCCTACCCCGACCTCTCGGGCTTCGGCCTCGAGGCGATGCCCGGTCTCGAGCCCGGCGACCTCGAGCTGATCGGCGCGCCGATCGACTTCTACGGCATCAACTTCTACAACCCGACGCGGGTGGCCGAGCCGGCCGAGGGCTCAGAGCTCGCCGCGGCGGGCCTGCCCTTCGAACCCGTCGAGTTCGAGAACGTGCCGACGACGGGCTTCGGCTGGCCGATCATGCCCGAGACGTTCACCGAGCTGCTCGTCTCGTTCGCGCGTGACTACGGCGACCGCCTGCCGCCCATCGTCATCACCGAGAACGGAGCATCGTTCCCCGACGAGGTCGTCGGCGGCGCGGTCACCGGCGCCGTGCACGACGAACGGCGCATCGGCTACCTCGACGCCCACATCGCCGCCGTGCGAGCGGCGATCGAGCAGGGCGCCGACGTGCAGGGTTACTACCTCTGGTCGCTCACCGACAACTTCGAGTGGGCCGAGGGCTACACCCAGCGGTTCGGTCTCGTGCACGTCGACTTCGAGACCGGCGAGCGCACGCCGAAGGACTCGTACGCCTGGTACCGCGACCGCATCGCGAGCGCGCGCGGCTGA
- a CDS encoding PucR family transcriptional regulator — MQPTVQTMLDRPELALGLLTPAAGLPGGALATPVVWAHSSDLADPTPFLDAGHVLLTTGTQFGDDADTGFADAYVERLRQTGVAALGFGTAVIREGTPDSLVEACIAQGLPLFEVPYRVPFIAIARTVGDLIAEDAYARQAWALSAQRAISLAALRPDGLSATLAELSRRLGAWVGLIDATGSLDREAPVDGLGQPLLGEVVGEARSMLRRGTRASRTVLAGESAGAPQRMTLQTLGGGGALRGVLAIGDSPELDQAGREVVTSVIALAGLALEQNRNLNRARGHLRSGLLRGILAGDLTLAERVATEMWGPLPSAPVRIAVMDAPLAGVDRLTELLELRVDERGGRLFFGRHDEQFVLLLEYTDAGLAEELATEFELPVGLSDPVAADGIALAHEQALRAVERARETGSGVVLFDEISRQGVLAFLARTDARAVALAMLAPLTEHDAASGTSLLTTTRTWLEHGGQFDATAQALGVHRHTVRSRIAVAERLLGRDLSGFHARADLWAALLAVG; from the coding sequence GTGCAGCCCACCGTGCAGACCATGCTCGACCGCCCGGAACTCGCGCTCGGGCTGCTCACCCCGGCCGCCGGACTGCCCGGGGGCGCACTCGCGACGCCGGTCGTGTGGGCGCACAGCTCTGACCTCGCCGATCCCACCCCGTTCCTCGACGCGGGCCACGTGCTCCTGACGACCGGCACGCAGTTCGGTGACGACGCCGACACCGGCTTCGCCGACGCGTACGTCGAGCGGCTCCGACAGACCGGCGTCGCCGCCCTCGGCTTCGGCACCGCGGTCATCCGCGAGGGCACGCCCGACTCGCTCGTCGAGGCCTGCATCGCACAGGGCCTGCCGCTCTTCGAGGTGCCGTACCGGGTACCCTTCATCGCGATCGCCCGCACGGTCGGCGACCTCATCGCCGAAGACGCCTACGCGCGGCAGGCCTGGGCGCTGAGCGCGCAGCGCGCGATCTCGCTCGCGGCCCTTCGGCCCGACGGACTCTCGGCCACCCTCGCCGAACTCTCCCGCCGACTCGGGGCCTGGGTGGGACTCATCGACGCGACGGGCTCCCTCGACCGCGAGGCGCCCGTCGACGGACTCGGCCAGCCGCTCCTCGGTGAGGTCGTCGGCGAGGCACGCTCGATGCTGCGCCGCGGCACGCGCGCGAGCCGCACCGTGCTCGCCGGCGAGTCGGCCGGCGCACCGCAGCGGATGACGCTGCAGACGCTCGGCGGCGGCGGCGCGCTTCGCGGGGTGCTCGCGATCGGCGACTCCCCCGAACTCGATCAGGCCGGCCGCGAGGTCGTCACCTCGGTGATCGCCCTCGCGGGCCTCGCGCTCGAGCAGAACCGCAACCTGAACCGAGCGCGCGGTCACCTCCGGTCGGGGCTGCTCCGCGGCATCCTCGCGGGTGATCTGACCCTCGCCGAGCGGGTCGCGACCGAGATGTGGGGGCCGCTTCCTTCGGCGCCCGTTCGCATCGCGGTCATGGATGCCCCGCTCGCCGGCGTCGACCGCCTGACCGAGCTGCTCGAACTGCGAGTCGACGAACGCGGCGGCCGGCTCTTCTTCGGCCGCCACGACGAGCAGTTCGTGCTGTTGCTCGAGTACACCGACGCCGGGCTCGCCGAAGAGCTCGCGACCGAGTTCGAACTGCCCGTCGGGCTCTCCGATCCGGTCGCCGCGGATGGCATCGCGCTCGCCCACGAGCAGGCGCTGCGTGCCGTCGAGCGCGCCCGCGAGACGGGGTCGGGCGTCGTGCTGTTCGACGAGATCAGCCGTCAGGGAGTGCTCGCGTTCCTCGCCCGCACCGATGCCCGCGCCGTGGCGCTCGCGATGCTCGCCCCGCTCACCGAGCACGACGCAGCAAGCGGCACCTCACTGCTCACGACGACCCGCACGTGGCTCGAGCACGGCGGCCAGTTCGACGCCACCGCTCAGGCGCTCGGGGTGCACCGGCACACGGTGCGCAGCCGCATCGCCGTCGCGGAGCGACTGCTCGGCCGCGACCTCTCGGGCTTCCACGCCCGGGCCGATCTCTGGGCGGCGCTGCTCGCCGTCGGCTGA
- a CDS encoding bile acid:sodium symporter family protein: MGSALTTIGLPVALGIIMFGLGLSLTPGDFARVAKQPKAVLVALVCQLLVLPALCLGLVLVFQLPPVLAVGMMLLAASPGGTTANLYSHLFRGDVALNISLTAINSVLAVFTLPLITNLAIAYFLPGDDTLGLQLAKTVEVFAIVLLPVVAGMLVRWWRPAFADRMDKPVRIASVVILVIVIAGAIVSNLDLLLENFGTLAAITVLFCVLSLSVGYLVPRMLRVGRPQSIASSFEIGIHNSTLAIVIAQTVIGSVEMSLPAAVYGVLMFFVALAFGFLIRGRGGGPKRADAATAATPASKAEAGEPAS; the protein is encoded by the coding sequence ATGGGATCAGCGTTGACCACCATCGGACTCCCGGTCGCCCTCGGCATCATCATGTTCGGGCTCGGCCTCTCACTCACCCCGGGCGATTTCGCGCGGGTGGCGAAGCAGCCGAAGGCGGTGCTCGTCGCCCTCGTCTGCCAGCTGCTCGTGCTGCCGGCGCTCTGCCTCGGCCTCGTGCTCGTGTTCCAACTGCCTCCCGTGCTCGCCGTCGGCATGATGCTGCTCGCCGCGTCGCCCGGCGGCACGACGGCGAACCTCTACAGCCACCTGTTCCGCGGCGACGTCGCCCTGAACATCTCGCTCACGGCCATCAACTCGGTACTCGCCGTCTTCACGCTGCCGCTCATCACGAACCTCGCGATCGCGTATTTCCTGCCGGGTGACGACACCCTCGGCCTGCAGCTGGCGAAGACCGTCGAGGTGTTCGCGATCGTGCTGCTGCCGGTCGTGGCGGGCATGCTCGTGCGCTGGTGGCGCCCGGCCTTCGCCGACCGCATGGACAAGCCCGTGCGCATCGCCTCCGTCGTGATCCTCGTCATCGTCATCGCGGGCGCGATCGTCTCGAACCTCGATCTGCTGCTCGAGAACTTCGGCACCCTCGCGGCCATCACGGTGCTCTTCTGCGTGCTGAGCCTGAGCGTCGGCTACCTCGTGCCGCGCATGCTCCGGGTCGGGCGGCCCCAGTCGATCGCGAGTTCGTTCGAGATCGGCATCCACAACTCGACCCTCGCGATCGTGATCGCGCAGACCGTCATCGGCAGCGTCGAGATGAGCCTGCCCGCCGCGGTCTACGGCGTGCTGATGTTCTTCGTGGCCCTCGCGTTCGGCTTCCTGATCCGCGGGCGCGGCGGTGGGCCGAAGCGAGCGGATGCCGCGACTGCCGCAACTCCCGCATCGAAGGCCGAGGCCGGGGAGCCCGCGAGCTGA
- a CDS encoding TolB family protein has product MYEHSVGGTTASRIAFSAVLAVLLAGCAMNETATPPASPDPIAVASPPIAAGEAWVLYQAFWDEIDLALVRPDGSEFRRISGGPGNRWHPDWSPDGEWIAYDHVHDEVTDVWMTGVDGSEDRALTSCTGACRGMGGATWAPDGTKVGFDSAEGPTDTFPDGVCWIGTVEVDTGSVERIAEIPGCAGGGDDGLLAELLFMDFSPDGQMIAVEGRDANGRTSIFTMTAEGEELTRITEWGLGARPDWSPDGEWITFMSAEASAETQDVISVHRARADGSGLEQLTHPEGTRIDVYPEYTPDRTGIMYSRCPEPEAAVCEARLLSADGSDDELLFTPEGANPVHLVLRPGTE; this is encoded by the coding sequence ATGTATGAGCACAGCGTCGGGGGCACGACAGCCTCGCGGATCGCCTTCTCCGCGGTACTCGCGGTCCTGCTTGCGGGGTGCGCGATGAACGAGACCGCGACTCCACCGGCATCGCCCGATCCCATCGCCGTCGCATCCCCACCCATCGCCGCCGGCGAGGCGTGGGTCCTCTACCAGGCGTTCTGGGATGAGATCGATCTTGCCCTTGTCCGCCCCGACGGCAGCGAATTCCGGAGGATCTCAGGTGGCCCGGGGAATCGCTGGCACCCTGACTGGTCACCGGATGGCGAGTGGATCGCGTACGACCACGTTCATGACGAGGTCACCGACGTCTGGATGACCGGGGTCGATGGATCCGAAGACCGAGCGCTGACCAGTTGTACCGGCGCCTGCAGAGGGATGGGAGGCGCCACGTGGGCGCCGGACGGAACCAAGGTCGGATTCGATTCGGCGGAGGGCCCGACCGACACGTTTCCCGACGGGGTCTGCTGGATCGGGACGGTCGAGGTCGACACGGGATCAGTCGAACGGATCGCTGAGATCCCGGGGTGCGCCGGCGGAGGCGACGACGGGCTGCTCGCGGAACTCCTGTTCATGGACTTCAGCCCTGACGGGCAGATGATCGCTGTCGAGGGCCGCGACGCGAACGGCCGAACGTCGATCTTCACCATGACGGCGGAGGGTGAGGAGCTCACCAGGATCACGGAGTGGGGTCTGGGAGCACGCCCCGACTGGTCTCCAGACGGGGAATGGATCACGTTCATGAGCGCCGAGGCGAGCGCCGAGACTCAAGACGTGATCAGTGTGCACCGCGCGCGCGCCGACGGGTCGGGGTTGGAGCAGCTGACTCACCCTGAAGGCACTCGAATCGACGTCTACCCGGAGTACACGCCCGATCGCACCGGCATCATGTACAGCCGCTGCCCGGAACCCGAGGCAGCCGTATGCGAAGCTCGGCTCCTCTCGGCCGATGGTTCCGATGATGAATTGTTGTTCACTCCAGAGGGTGCGAACCCCGTGCACCTCGTTCTCCGACCGGGTACGGAGTGA
- a CDS encoding SRPBCC family protein: MITYTKTRRIERSAEAAFDVIGTHVFDNHPKWEPEVLEIRRLDDGPVGVGSRAVMVRSERGRVSETEYSVTEFSPPTRIAFDHPGSSLGFALETSILPVTATSCDITTRVTMQPRGWVRLLTPLLRLGTPRRGDRLTASQAKVIERTASAARSGTGRPPAADPSAPADLVTRAQSDADKGGSDV; encoded by the coding sequence ATGATCACATATACGAAGACCCGACGCATCGAGCGCAGCGCTGAAGCCGCGTTCGACGTCATCGGCACACACGTCTTCGACAATCATCCCAAATGGGAACCGGAAGTCCTCGAGATCCGCAGGCTGGACGACGGCCCCGTCGGCGTCGGCAGTCGAGCGGTCATGGTCCGTTCCGAGCGGGGGCGTGTCAGCGAGACGGAGTATTCGGTCACCGAGTTCTCACCGCCGACGCGGATTGCGTTCGATCACCCCGGCTCTTCTCTCGGATTCGCGCTCGAGACCTCAATTCTTCCTGTCACTGCAACCTCGTGCGATATCACCACCCGCGTCACCATGCAGCCTCGCGGCTGGGTCCGCCTCCTCACCCCGCTCCTCCGGCTCGGCACTCCTCGACGAGGAGACAGGCTCACCGCCTCGCAAGCGAAGGTCATTGAACGAACGGCATCAGCGGCCCGATCAGGCACCGGGCGGCCACCGGCCGCTGATCCATCGGCCCCTGCGGATCTCGTCACTCGTGCACAGTCAGACGCCGACAAAGGGGGCAGTGATGTATGA
- a CDS encoding DUF1918 domain-containing protein → MHATVGERLIIHGKQVGQAARRGEILEVRGDEGGPPYLVRFDDGHETLLYPGADCEMEGEQPAG, encoded by the coding sequence ATGCATGCAACCGTCGGAGAACGCCTCATCATCCACGGCAAACAGGTCGGTCAGGCCGCACGCCGCGGTGAGATCCTCGAGGTGCGCGGCGACGAGGGCGGGCCGCCCTATCTCGTGCGCTTCGACGACGGCCACGAGACCCTGCTGTACCCGGGTGCCGACTGCGAGATGGAGGGCGAGCAGCCCGCGGGCTGA
- a CDS encoding SGNH/GDSL hydrolase family protein encodes MFHSYAAIGDSFTEGVGDELPDGSVRGWADFVAIGLAEAAREPIGYANLAIRGRKLGPIIDEQLDPAIALRPELLSFNGGGNDMLRPRMDEQATALRFRDAIERIRAAGIHVLMLSGANPTDHLPLGKVFDARGARLTAALVDLGETAGVTFVDNFNDRRLRDIRYWSPDKLHLNALGHARVASNVLTGLGLPVPAEWGVEEVAAAPEGPKSRNTAAYYREFVLPWIGRRLTGRSSGDGRTAKRPTLEPVPDAGA; translated from the coding sequence ATGTTCCACTCCTACGCGGCGATCGGTGACAGCTTCACCGAGGGCGTCGGCGACGAGTTGCCCGACGGCTCGGTGCGCGGGTGGGCCGACTTCGTGGCGATCGGCCTCGCCGAAGCGGCTCGCGAACCCATCGGGTACGCGAACCTCGCGATCCGCGGCCGCAAGCTCGGCCCGATCATCGACGAACAGCTCGACCCGGCGATCGCGCTGCGCCCAGAGCTCCTGAGCTTCAACGGCGGCGGCAACGACATGCTGCGCCCTCGCATGGACGAGCAGGCGACGGCCCTGCGCTTCCGCGACGCGATCGAGCGCATCCGCGCCGCGGGCATCCACGTGCTCATGCTGAGCGGTGCGAATCCGACCGATCACCTGCCGCTCGGAAAGGTGTTCGACGCCCGCGGCGCCCGCCTGACCGCCGCCCTCGTCGACCTCGGAGAGACGGCCGGGGTCACCTTCGTCGACAATTTCAACGATCGCCGGCTCCGCGACATCCGCTATTGGTCGCCCGACAAGCTGCACCTGAACGCCCTCGGCCATGCGCGCGTCGCGAGCAATGTGCTGACGGGGCTCGGCCTCCCGGTTCCTGCCGAGTGGGGCGTCGAGGAGGTCGCCGCAGCACCCGAGGGCCCGAAGAGCCGCAACACCGCGGCGTACTACCGGGAGTTCGTGCTGCCATGGATCGGACGGCGACTCACCGGCCGGTCGTCGGGAGACGGGCGCACGGCGAAGCGGCCGACGCTCGAGCCGGTTCCGGATGCCGGGGCCTGA
- a CDS encoding TetR/AcrR family transcriptional regulator, giving the protein MTIERKLSKAQKAAQTRSRMLEAAFATFAESGYHGASMAAIARRGGVAEPTIYFTFHNKAELLQQVLAHAGAARAEPETVEQRPWFMSVLEEPDPRRMIALVVEHGTDILQRLAPLGETMSVAAISEPAAAAAIAEISTRRRGAFTKIVTAASEHTPVAIPVERAVDIIDVVQSAPTFNAFVVTRGWQVAEFKAWSFTVLTQQLMPLPTTAATAAANVDAAAGLTFEELIERDG; this is encoded by the coding sequence ATGACGATCGAGCGAAAGCTGTCCAAGGCTCAGAAGGCTGCACAGACGCGGAGCCGGATGCTGGAGGCGGCGTTCGCGACCTTTGCGGAGTCGGGCTATCACGGGGCCTCGATGGCGGCGATCGCGCGGCGTGGCGGTGTCGCTGAGCCGACGATCTACTTCACGTTCCACAACAAGGCAGAACTGCTGCAGCAGGTGCTGGCGCATGCTGGCGCAGCACGGGCGGAGCCGGAGACGGTGGAGCAGCGGCCGTGGTTCATGTCGGTGCTCGAGGAGCCCGACCCGCGACGGATGATCGCACTCGTCGTCGAGCACGGTACCGACATCCTGCAGCGTTTGGCTCCCCTGGGAGAGACCATGAGCGTGGCCGCGATCAGCGAGCCTGCCGCGGCGGCCGCGATCGCCGAGATCAGCACCCGACGGCGCGGCGCATTCACCAAGATCGTCACTGCGGCAAGCGAACATACGCCGGTGGCTATCCCTGTGGAGCGCGCCGTGGACATCATCGACGTCGTTCAGAGTGCGCCGACCTTCAACGCGTTCGTCGTCACCCGCGGTTGGCAGGTCGCCGAGTTCAAGGCGTGGAGCTTCACGGTACTGACCCAGCAGCTGATGCCACTGCCAACGACCGCAGCGACGGCCGCCGCGAATGTCGACGCCGCAGCCGGTCTCACATTCGAGGAGCTCATAGAACGCGACGGATAG
- a CDS encoding PadR family transcriptional regulator → MTARDQLQRADRDLPALAVLALLSQGPRHTYDMHRFMVDTRKDFVGGLPRSLYHAVGKLEKAGLVAEAGTEQSAGRPERVRYAITDAGRAELRRRVSLLLATPEPDATLAYAALSFMGALGRDEAVAALRARVAAIELKLARIAGDLAEAEGVPRILLVEAEFELARLAAERDWVNSLLGELESGGLAWPGHADLPPPLDR, encoded by the coding sequence GTGACGGCACGAGATCAACTGCAGCGAGCCGATCGTGATCTGCCGGCCCTCGCCGTGCTGGCACTGCTGAGTCAGGGCCCGCGGCACACCTACGACATGCATCGATTCATGGTCGACACCCGGAAGGACTTCGTCGGAGGGTTGCCGCGCAGTCTCTACCACGCCGTCGGCAAGCTCGAGAAGGCGGGTCTCGTCGCGGAGGCCGGCACGGAGCAATCCGCCGGCCGGCCGGAGCGGGTGCGCTATGCCATCACCGACGCGGGCCGCGCCGAGCTCCGCCGGAGGGTTTCGCTGCTGCTCGCCACGCCCGAGCCGGACGCCACCCTGGCCTACGCCGCGCTCTCGTTCATGGGTGCGCTCGGCCGCGACGAGGCGGTCGCAGCGCTGCGCGCACGCGTGGCCGCGATCGAGTTGAAGCTCGCACGGATCGCCGGCGACCTCGCCGAAGCCGAGGGTGTGCCGCGCATCCTGCTCGTCGAAGCCGAGTTCGAGTTGGCGAGGCTGGCGGCTGAGCGCGACTGGGTGAACAGCCTGCTCGGCGAACTCGAGTCAGGTGGGCTGGCGTGGCCAGGCCATGCAGATCTGCCGCCGCCGCTCGACCGCTGA